From the Camelus dromedarius isolate mCamDro1 chromosome 36, mCamDro1.pat, whole genome shotgun sequence genome, one window contains:
- the SLC25A37 gene encoding mitoferrin-1 isoform X3, whose translation MAGTLGSPGPAPRRWQTRMQSLNPDPKAHYTSVYGALKKIIRTEGFWRPLRGLNVMMMGAGPAHAMYFACYENMKRTLNAVFHHQGNSHLANGIAGSMATLLHDAVMNPAEVVKQRLQMYNSPHRSALSCIRTVWGTEGVGAFYRSYTTQLTMNIPFQSIHFITYEFLQEQINPYRDYNPQSHIISGGLAGALAAAATTPLDVCKTLLNTQENMALNLANISGRLSGMANAFRTVYQLNGLPGYFKGVQARVIYQMPSTAISWSVYEFFKYFLTKHKLENRTLY comes from the exons ACACGAATGCAGAGTTTGAATCCAGATCCCAAAGCCCATTACACAAGTGTCTACGGAGCTCTCAAGAAAATCATACGGACTGAAGGCTTCTGGAGGCCCTTGCGAGGCCTCAACGTGATGATGATGGGTGCGGGGCCCGCCCACGCCATGTATTTTGCCTGCTACGAAAACATGAAAAGGACTTTAAATGCCGTTTTCCACCATCAAGGGAACAGCCACCTAGCCAACG GGATAGCTGGGAGTATGGCCACCCTGCTCCACGATGCGGTAATGAATCCAGCAGAAG TCGTGAAGCAGCGCTTGCAGATGTACAACTCGCCGCACCGGTCGGCCCTCAGCTGCATCCGGACAGTCTGGGGGACGGAGGGCGTGGGGGCCTTCTACCGGAGTTACACCACGCAGCTGACCATGAACATTCCCTTCCAGTCCATCCACTTCATCACCTACGAGTTCCTGCAGGAGCAGATCAACCCTTACCGGGACTACAACCCCCAGTCCCACATCATCTCAGGCGGGCTGGCCGGGGccctcgccgccgccgccaccaccccGCTGGACGTCTGCAAGACCCTCCTCAACACTCAGGAGAACATGGCCCTCAACCTGGCCAACATCAGCGGCCGGCTGTCGGGCATGGCCAACGCCTTCCGGACGGTCTACCAGCTCAACGGCCTGCCTGGCTACTTCAAGGGCGTGCAGGCTCGTGTCATCTACCAGATGCCCTCCACGGCCATCTCCTGGTCCGTCTACGAGTTCTTCAAGTACTTCCTCACCAAGCACAAGCTGGAGAATCGAACTCTATACTAA
- the SLC25A37 gene encoding mitoferrin-1 isoform X4, with amino-acid sequence MQSLNPDPKAHYTSVYGALKKIIRTEGFWRPLRGLNVMMMGAGPAHAMYFACYENMKRTLNAVFHHQGNSHLANGIAGSMATLLHDAVMNPAEVVKQRLQMYNSPHRSALSCIRTVWGTEGVGAFYRSYTTQLTMNIPFQSIHFITYEFLQEQINPYRDYNPQSHIISGGLAGALAAAATTPLDVCKTLLNTQENMALNLANISGRLSGMANAFRTVYQLNGLPGYFKGVQARVIYQMPSTAISWSVYEFFKYFLTKHKLENRTLY; translated from the exons ATGCAGAGTTTGAATCCAGATCCCAAAGCCCATTACACAAGTGTCTACGGAGCTCTCAAGAAAATCATACGGACTGAAGGCTTCTGGAGGCCCTTGCGAGGCCTCAACGTGATGATGATGGGTGCGGGGCCCGCCCACGCCATGTATTTTGCCTGCTACGAAAACATGAAAAGGACTTTAAATGCCGTTTTCCACCATCAAGGGAACAGCCACCTAGCCAACG GGATAGCTGGGAGTATGGCCACCCTGCTCCACGATGCGGTAATGAATCCAGCAGAAG TCGTGAAGCAGCGCTTGCAGATGTACAACTCGCCGCACCGGTCGGCCCTCAGCTGCATCCGGACAGTCTGGGGGACGGAGGGCGTGGGGGCCTTCTACCGGAGTTACACCACGCAGCTGACCATGAACATTCCCTTCCAGTCCATCCACTTCATCACCTACGAGTTCCTGCAGGAGCAGATCAACCCTTACCGGGACTACAACCCCCAGTCCCACATCATCTCAGGCGGGCTGGCCGGGGccctcgccgccgccgccaccaccccGCTGGACGTCTGCAAGACCCTCCTCAACACTCAGGAGAACATGGCCCTCAACCTGGCCAACATCAGCGGCCGGCTGTCGGGCATGGCCAACGCCTTCCGGACGGTCTACCAGCTCAACGGCCTGCCTGGCTACTTCAAGGGCGTGCAGGCTCGTGTCATCTACCAGATGCCCTCCACGGCCATCTCCTGGTCCGTCTACGAGTTCTTCAAGTACTTCCTCACCAAGCACAAGCTGGAGAATCGAACTCTATACTAA
- the SLC25A37 gene encoding mitoferrin-1 isoform X5, translating to MATLLHDAVMNPAEVVKQRLQMYNSPHRSALSCIRTVWGTEGVGAFYRSYTTQLTMNIPFQSIHFITYEFLQEQINPYRDYNPQSHIISGGLAGALAAAATTPLDVCKTLLNTQENMALNLANISGRLSGMANAFRTVYQLNGLPGYFKGVQARVIYQMPSTAISWSVYEFFKYFLTKHKLENRTLY from the exons ATGGCCACCCTGCTCCACGATGCGGTAATGAATCCAGCAGAAG TCGTGAAGCAGCGCTTGCAGATGTACAACTCGCCGCACCGGTCGGCCCTCAGCTGCATCCGGACAGTCTGGGGGACGGAGGGCGTGGGGGCCTTCTACCGGAGTTACACCACGCAGCTGACCATGAACATTCCCTTCCAGTCCATCCACTTCATCACCTACGAGTTCCTGCAGGAGCAGATCAACCCTTACCGGGACTACAACCCCCAGTCCCACATCATCTCAGGCGGGCTGGCCGGGGccctcgccgccgccgccaccaccccGCTGGACGTCTGCAAGACCCTCCTCAACACTCAGGAGAACATGGCCCTCAACCTGGCCAACATCAGCGGCCGGCTGTCGGGCATGGCCAACGCCTTCCGGACGGTCTACCAGCTCAACGGCCTGCCTGGCTACTTCAAGGGCGTGCAGGCTCGTGTCATCTACCAGATGCCCTCCACGGCCATCTCCTGGTCCGTCTACGAGTTCTTCAAGTACTTCCTCACCAAGCACAAGCTGGAGAATCGAACTCTATACTAA